The genomic window ACAAAGCTCGCACCGTCGCGGACTTGCCGAGTGCGAGCCGCGCCTGATGTCGGCGTTGATCATGAAGTGGTCCCTCGTCGAGGCGGCATAATTGGGTGGAGGGGATGGCTGGGGCGGGGGTACCGTGCGGCGGTTGACTTGATTGCCTGCTTACGGAAGGGAGGTCCGGTGTGAGCGAAAACAAAAAGACGGCAGCTGCTTCGGATCTGCCTGCCGAGGCACGTGAGCGCGCCGACCTGGTTGCTTGGCGGCGGCGAGATGCGTTGCGACGCAGCAATGCCGCGCAACCGCTGCCGAACAAGCGGCGGTATCGGCGGGGGAGCAAGCATCGGAAGGCGAGCGTCGATTCGTGAGTCGGCGCCTCGAGCGGCGGCTCAGGTCGGTGGACGCAGTGCCGCGAATTCGTCGGTGACGCGGATGCCGGAGTCGGTGTAGCGGTAGACGGCGGCGGGGCGGCCGCCCGCACGGCCCGGTGCGCGGGTCTCGCCGGTGGGAGTGATCACCTTGCGGCGGGAGAGGACTCGTTGCAGATTCGTCGTGTCGACCTCGTAACCGAGCGCGGCGCAATAGATTTCACGCAACGTGGACATGGTGAAGTCGGCGGGGGCGAGGGCGAACGCGATATTGGTGTAGGAGAGTTTGGCGGCCAGCCGAGTGCGGGCGTGGTCGACGACGGTGCCGTGGTCGAAGGACATCGGGGGCAGCGCGGAGACCGGATGCCAGTCGGTGTCGGCAGGTAGCTGTGGGTCCGCGGTTAGCGGCACCAAGCCGAGATAGGCCGAGGCGATGCGGCGCGGCGGCGGGACCCGGTCCGGGGCGCTGAAGACCGACAGCTGCTCGAGGTGGGCCAATTCGCGCACATCGACCTTCTCGGCGAGCTGGCGGCGCGCCGAGGTGTCGAGGTCCTCGTCGTCGCGCAAACGGCCGCCAGGAAGCGACCAGGTGCCCTTTTGAGGGTCAAGCGCGCGCTCCCACAGCAGCACCGCCAATTCGGTCCGTTGTCCGGGCGGACAGCGGCCGATGATCTCGTTCCGGGCGTCGGCAGGGCTCGGACCTGCGGTGATGTTCGCGGGGAAGCGGCGAACCTGGAACACCGCGGTGAGCGTTTCATGGATGGTGCTACTATGGGCCACGTTTTCGATTGTAAGTCGAAAACCTGGTTTGGTGCGAATCGGCGGTGGAGCCGACCGCACGACGAAGGGAGCCATCATGGCGACGATGGGTGCGAAACTGGCGCCTCCGCTGATGGGGCAGGTGTTGGACGGGCCGTCGGGGTTCACGGGTGTCGAGGCAACCCCGGAGTGGGCGCGGGAAATCAAGCGGCTGGCCCGCGAACGAAACGCGACGATCCTCGCGCACAACTATCAGTTGCCGGAGATCCAGGACGTGGCCGATCACGTCGGCGACTCGCTGGCACTGTCGCGGATCGCCGCTGAGGCACCCGAGGACACCATTGTGTTCTGCGGCGTGCACTTCATGGCCGAGACCGCGAAGATCCTCAGCCCCGCCAAGACCGTCCTCATCCCGGACCAGCGAGCGGGCTGCTCGCTCGCGGACTCCATCACGGCGGCGGATCTGCGTGCCTGGAAGGCCGAATTCCCGAACGCGGTGGTGGTGTCCTACGTGAACACCACCGCGGAAGTGAAGGCGCTCACCGATATCTGCTGCACCTCGTCCAACGCGGTCGACGTTGTCGCCTCGATCGACCCGGACCGCGAGGTGCTGTTCCTGCCGGATCAGTTCCTCGGCGCGCACGTCAAGCGGGTCACCGGACGCGAGAACATGCACATCTGGGCCGGCGAATGCCACGTGCACGCGGGCATCAACGGCGACGAGCTGACCGAACAGGCGCGCACCCACCCGGACGCGGACCTGTTCGTGCATCCCGAATGCGGTTGCGCCACTTCGGCGTTGTACCTGGCGGGCGAGGGCGCGTTCCCGGCCGACCGGGTGCACATCCTGTCCACCGGCGGCATGATCGACGCGGCACGGGACGTGCAGCAGCGGCGGCTCGGCAACGGCGAGCAGGGGCAGTCGACCCAGGTGCTGGTCGCCACTGAGGTCGGCATGCTGCACCAGTTGCGAAAGGCCGCCCCCGGCATCGACTTCCAGGCCGTGAACGACCGGGCATCGTGCAAGTACATGAAGATGATCACCCCGGCGGCGTTGCTCCGCTGCCTGGTCGAGGGCCGCGATGAGGTCCATGTCGATCCGGAAACCGCCGCGCGCGGCCGTAATTCGGTGCAGCGGATGATCGAGATCGGCAATCCCGGTGGTGGTGAGTGAGTCCGACTCCTGCCCTAGCGGCGGTGGTCGGCAGGCAGTCACGCAACGCACAGAGAGGCACGGGCGAATGACTCCGGTGTCGATCGACTGGGAGACCGAGGCCGATCTGGTGGTGATCGGTGGCGGTGTCGCCGGGCTGACGGCGGCGCGCACCGCGTCGCTGCGTGGCCTGCGGGTGCTCACCCTCAGCAAGGGCGGCGCCACCGACACGTCGACGCAGTACGCCCAAGGTGGCATCGCTGTGGTTGCGCCGCACGGTGATTCGGTGGAATCACACGTGCACGACACCGTCGAGGCCGGTGCCGGGCTGTGCGACGGCGAGGCGGTGAGGTCCATAGTCGAAGGCGGACAGGCGGCGGTAGCGGCGCTGACCGACCTGGGTGCCGTGTTCGATCTGGCCAGGGACGGGCAGATCTCGCGGACCCGCGAGGGCGGGCACAGCACCCGGCGCATCATCCACGCGGGCGGCGATGCCACCGGTGCGGAGGTGCAGCGCGCGTTGAACGCGGCCGGGCTTCCGGTGCTGTTCGGCGCGGCGGCCTGCCGGATTCTCACCGGGCCTGCCGGTGTGCAGGGCGTTCTCGCGGTGTCCGAGAAGGGGTTCGGCGTTGTGCACGCACCGGCGGTGCTGCTGGCGACCGGCGGGCTCGGCCAGCTGTACGCGTTGAGTACCAATCCGCCCGGTGCGACTGCCGACGGTATCGCGCTCGCGCTGTGGGCCGGGGCGAGCGTGGCCGATTTCGAGTTCGTGCAGTTCCACCCGACCGTGCTGTACACGCCCGGCGGGGTAGGACGACGTCCGCTGATCAGCGAGGCGGTACGCGGCGAAGGCGCGATTCTCGTGGATTCCGAAGGTGATTCGGTGACCGCGGACGTGCATCCGCGCGGCGATCTGGCACCACGCGACGTGGTCTCCCGGGCGATCGCCGCGCGGATGCGGGCGCTCGGCACCGATCACGTCTACTTGGATGCCAGAGCGATAGACGGTTTCGCGCAACGGTTCCCGACGATCACGGCGTCCTGCCTCGCCATCGGCATCGATCCGCGCAGCGACCTGATCCCGGTCGCCCCCGCCGCGCACTACCAATGCGGCGGCGTGGTGACCGATACCCACGGCCGCACCGCCGTACCCGGCCTCTACGCGGCGGGTGAAGTCGCGCGGACCGGCCTGCACGGCGCGAATCGGCTGGCGTCCAACAGCTTGCTCGAAGGTCTCGTCGTCGGTGAACGCGCCGGTGTTGCCGCCGCCGAACGCCTCGCCGAGCGTCGGCAAGTCACCGAAATTGCCATCCGCGCAACGGAGTACGCGGATCGTGAGGTGCTGCAAGAGCTGATGACCACGCACGCTTCGGTCGTTCGCGACGGCGCGGGCCTGGCGGAGGCGATGAAACGGCTGGACGACGCCGTGACACCGGCGGAAGCCGAATCGACCGTCGCCCGGCGGATCACCGGCCTCGAAGACGCCGCCCTGACCGTGGCCGCGCGCAGTCTGCTCCTGGCAGCGTCCGCCCGCACCGAAAGCCGCGGCTGCCACACCCGATCCGACCACCCCGCCCCCGACGAACGGCTCCGCCGCCCGCTGTCGGTGGTGCTGGACGACGACGGCAGTCCCCGGCTGGACCAATGAAGAGCCGACCGGTGTTGGTGACTGGCACAACGTTTCGGCGAACAGCGAGAACCCTCCGCCACGGTGTGCCACACGCGGCGGACGAACATGACGTGAGAGTAGGAGTGTGGGGTTGATGGGTTTGGCTAGCGGGCTGGATCTGGATGGGGTGCTTGCGCTTATTCGGACTGCGCTGGATGAGGACCTGCGGTACGGGCCGGACATCACGACGGAGGCTACGGTGCCCGCCGATGCGGTGGTGAAGGCGTCGGTGGTGCCGCGACAGGCGGGGACGGTGGCGGGGCTCGATGTCGGGCTGCTGGTGCTCGACGAGGTGATCGGCGCGGGGAATTACGAGGTCACCGGCCGCGTCGCCGACGGAACCCGGGTCACCGCAGGACAATCCGTCCTCACCGTGGTCGCTCCCACCCGCGGCCTGCTCACCGCCGAACGCACCATGCTCAACCTGGTCTGCCATCTTTCCGGGATCGCCACCGCCACCGCAGCCTGGGTCGATGCGGTCGCGGGCACGGAGTGCGAGATCCGGGACAGCCGCAAGACCCTGCCCGGCCTGCGTGCCCTGCAGAAGTACGCGGTCCGGGTCGGCGGCGGGGTGAACCACCGGATGGGGCTCGGCGACGCCGCGCTGATCAAGGACAACCACGTCGTCGCGGCGGGCTCGGTGGTCGATGCCCTGCGTGCCGTCCGCGCACTCGCCCCCGACATTGCCTGCGAGGTCGAGGTGGACAGCCTCGAACAGTTGGACGCCGTCCTCGCCGAAAACGTGGAACTCGTGCTGCTGGACAACTTCCCGCTGTGGCAGACCCAGGCCGCCGTGCAACGGCGCAACGCGACGGCACCGGACACGAAACTGGAATCCTCCGGTGGACTCGGCATCGATGTCGCCGCCGACTACGCCAGGACCGGTGTCGACTATCTCGCCGTCGGCGCGCTGACGCACTCGGTCCGGGTGTTGGATCTCGGCCTGGACATGTAGCGGAACGATCTCCGGCGCCGATCAAAGGACGTGTCGTCTCGCCCTGATCGGTTCCCCATTGTCACGCAGCACCATCGGGGCAGCGTGCGTCCCGATGTCGTGGTGAACGGCGGGTGTCGCCTGCTTGCCTCGTTGCTGTCGATTACGACAATGCTCGCGCTGTCGTGGCTCGGTGCGCCGTCGGCGTCGGCCGAACCGGAGTGCGCGGCCGGTGCGGTGGCGATGCGGCCGATTGCGGTTGCCGTGGACGGTGAGCAATCGCACGGCTGGGCTTATGAGCCATATCAATGCAGCCCCGGCGATCTCGCGCCGCGCAGTCTGATCGTCGCGGTGCACGGTTTCAACGAGAAGGCCGCCGACTATCCCGACGTCATGTCATCGATCGCGCGACGCACCGGCGCGACGCTACTGACGCTCGACCAACGCGGCGGGAACAGCGTGTGGAAAACCGGGGAGTGGAATCCATGGGCCGGTTGGCATGACGTGGTGGCCACCACCGAGTGGTACAAGAACGAGCATCCCTCGGTCGGCCGGACCATGCTGTGGGGTTGGAGCCAAGGCGGCATGACGAGCGGACTTGCCTTGGCGCACGGGCCTGCCGGGCTGTTCGACTACTGGGTCAATACCGCCGGTCCGTCCAATGCCGTCGACTACTGGAATCTGGGCAACACCCTCGGCCTGCCGCAGGTGGCGCAGATCGAGCGCGACGCCGGTGGTTGCGCACCCATGGACTGTCCGCAGGCCTACGCCGACCGGTCCACGGCGGCGCTCGCCGCGAAGCTGACCGCCGAACGGATCTTCCTGGTTCACGGCACCGCCGATCCGATTGTGCCGTACCAGCATTCGCTCGATCTGAAGAACGGACTCGCGGCGGCGGGCCAGCCGTACTCGATGTACACGATCGTCACCGGCCGGGGTCCCGACGGCGCCGTCCTCCCCGGCACGCATTGGATCGGCCCGGTCTGGTTCCAAGGCGCCTGTGTGGTGGAGCGCGTGCTCACCGATCGCGAGCCGATGGGCGGCCCAGCCCGCGAGTACACCACCGACGTACTGGCTGGCATCGACACCGCCCCCGCGCCGCCACCCGGTGCCACCTGCGCGGCGTGACCCGACTCAGGCGGTCAGTTCGCGTTCGAGGGGAGTGCGGAAGCGGGGGATGGCGCGGACGTCGCCGAACCAGTCGGCGGTTCGGGCGGCCTCGGTCTCGATCATGGCCGTAGCGTCCGCGCCGACGTCTTCCAGTAGGCGGTAGACGATTTCGCCGTCCTTGCGCTGGGCCCAGCCGCCGACGATGCGGCCGTCCCACCAAATGGTGGGGCCGACATTGCCGTTGCGGTCGAACAGGGCCGGTGCGTGCGCGCCGAGGTACCAGTCGCGGGACTGCCAGCCCATCGGGGTCGGATCGAGGGCGGGCAGCAGGGCCGCCCAAGGTTGCGGTGCCGCAACGGGTTCCGCGTCGTCGGCGAGCAGCAGGCCGGTGCTGCCGTTCAGGTCGACCTCGACCAGGTCGAGGTCGGTGAGTGCCTTGCGGACTTCGCCGAGACCCCAGCCGGTCCACCACTTGATGTCGGTGATCGGGGCGGGGCCGAAGGCGTGCAGCCACTGCCGGATCAGTTCGGCGCGTGCTTGTTCGATCGGCATCGCCGGAACACCGTCGGGCAGCCAGGATTCGATCGGCGCCCAGGTGTACTGGCTGCTGGTCCAGCCGCCGTTCGGGCGGCCGCGGACGATGCGGCCTTCGCAGCCGAGTGTCACCAGCACCCAGGTGGTGATGTTGGTCGGCTTCGAATATGCCTTGTCCGGCGCGGTATTCACCTGGGTGCGCAGCCGGGGCACATCCTTGCTCAGCTGCGCGCCGGTGGCCGCGCCCCTGGCGAGCAGCGCGTCGTGCGTTTCGGCTTCCACCTCGGCGAGCCAGGTCTGCACATCGCCGTCGACGACGCCCGCCATCTCGATATACCTGCCGTAATTGCGTCGCTGCTTGTGCGCCAACGCATCCGCGCACGACGCCTGCAACACCGGAACCAACTCGACCGGAACGACGAACATGGTGCGCCGCATCGCGAGCATGCGCAGCAGCGTCCGATCGGTGTAGAGCGCCAGCTCGACATCGGCCGGGGTGGCGGTGTTGCTGCGCGCCCCGACGGACAGGAACACCGTCGCCGGATCGGTCGCGTGCAGGGCGACCAGTGACCGGGCGATCTCGGCGACGTCGTCGGACCTGGTCGCCGCCGCGAGCCGGTGGCGGATGGCCAGCCGAGCGCGCCGCTCGGTCACATCAATCGAACGCATAGGCGAATCCTAGCTTTCGATGGTTCGGATCAACGCCCGAAGCCCGCAGTGCGGCTGACCACCATATCTGCCCGAAGGCAGCGTCGCCCGAGGCCGCTCAAGCCGCCGTCAGCGCCGCGAGGGCGCGGTCCATCGCGGTGTTGAACTCCTCCGGGGTCAGCGGCAACCTGGACTTGACGTCCCGGCTCCACTGGTCGGCCAGGACCTCGGCGGAGTCGTTCTCGACACCGTCGAGGACGGCGGCGGCCAGGTCCGACGGCGCGAGCTTGTTCACCGTCCACCCGGCCGCCATGTCGGTGTCGGCCAGGCCCAAGTGAACCGCCGTCACGAGGGTGCCCTGCTCGGCGAGCTCCCGGCGCACCCCGTTGGTCATGGCCCAGGCGGCACCCTTGGTCAGGTGGTAGGAGTTGGCGCCGTTGACCCCGAACCACGACATGGCAGAAAGGATGTTCACGACCGCACCCCCGCCGTTCGCTGCGAGCGCCGGTGCGAGCTCCCGGATCATGGCCAGCCCACCGAACACGTTGGTCTCCAGCTCATGGCGCACGCTGTCGAGCGAGCCGGTCACCAGGTCGGTGCCCGTCTGGATGCCCGCATTGTTGACCAGTAGCGAGACGTCGGGCGCTGCGTGGGCGGCGGCGCGCACAGATGCGGCGTCAGTGACGTCGAGAGCTATCACCTCGACGTCGGGCAGATCCACGGTTTCGGGACGACGAGCCGTCGCGTAGACCTTGCGGGCGCCCCGTTCGAGCAGGGCCTGGGCCAGGGCGCGGCCCAGGCCGCGGTTTGCTCCGGTGACGAGGGCGACTGAGTTGTTGATATCCATGTCAGGCACACTAAAACCTGACGTTGACGTCAGAGGCAAGCATTGGGTCCGCGGAACGCGGCGTGAGAGGAGTCACCATGACCGTCACGGATACGGCGACCGAGCACCTGATCCGTATCGGCGACGTGGCGCGCGGCGCCGGTGTCTCGGTGCGCGCCGTGCGCTATTACGAGCAACAAGGGCTGCTCACCGCCGAGCGCAGCCCATCCGGCCAGCGCCTCTACCGGCAGGACGCCGTCACCCTGGTTCGCTTCTTCCAGCAGATGTACGCCGCTGGACTGACCAGCCGAAGAATCGCCGAACTCCTTCCATGCTGGGACTCCGGGCACACCGACGCCGAGCAGCGAGCCATGCTTCGCGCCGAGCGCGACCGCATCCAGGCCAAGGTCGACGACCTGCAGGCCGCCCTGGACCGCCTCGACGAGGTCATCGCGATCACGGACACGCACCCGTAGGCGCGGCCGGTTCGGCGCCGCCTGATCGAACTCGCGCTCAGCGGTATAGCGGATGGCTCGAGCTACGGTCTGCCGAGCCTTCCTCCGCAGCGGCCGACAGCGGCCTCGTGAGATGGATATCTGGCTAGCCTTTGCGGAGTAGTCCGGTGACACCGGCGAGGAGGACGACGGTGAAGATCCAGGCGAGGGTGCGTAGGGCGGGGAGACCGAGGGTGAGGACGGCGGGGGCGGTGGAGCTGATGGCCCAGTCGGCTTTCGTTACTCCGGTCGCGGCGGGGAGGACACCGGCGAGGGTGTAGTTGAATGTGTTGAAGCACGGATAGGCGGGGTAGCGGCTACAGGAATCGGCGGCGGTGATCGGTTGGGGTGCGGGCGTGTGGGTTTCGGCGGCGTGCGCCGCTGCGGTTTTGTCCGCGGCGGCCCGGTCGGTGGGGACGAAGTGTTCGGTGTTGTGGTCGGTAATGAAGACCCCGAGAAGTAGTGCTCCCGCGAGCCACACGGCGGCCCACAGTGGGTAGTAGCCGTGCCCGGCGACAGCTAGATATATCCAGCGCAGCGGTTTCGTTGACCAGGGGGCGTGTGCGGTGGTTTCGTTCGCGGCGGTGAATCGGAGTCGGCGTGCGTCGGCGGGTTGTCCGTTACGGTCGTAGACCGCAGCCAGTGCGTGCCAGGGTTGGGCCGTGAACCCGTGCCCTGGGGGAGTGGACTTCAGCCATTGTGTCGCGGCGAGGCGGTCGGTACGGATCAGTCCGTGGACATCGGTGATCTGCCAACCGGTGGCGATCAGCCGCCCGAGCGGCGGGATCTTCGGTGAGGTCCGCAGATCGGTGATCGTGGCCCGGGTCAGATCGGTTGTCCCGTCGACGTGAGCTGGGGTCAACCTCAACGTTGTGATGTCACTGGACTCGAGGTAGAGGGCGTAGCCGTTGGGGTTGGTGAGGGTGGCACCGTTCAGCGAGAGAACGCTGATGGTCGCGGCGGGGGCGCGGACCTGTCCGGTGGCGGTGAACCCGTCGTCGGCGAACAGGCTGCCCGTGATCGTCGCCCCATCGAGGGACAGTGCGTAGCCGTCGGGGTTGGTGAGGGTGGCACCGTTCAGCGAGAGCTGGCCGCCGATCTTCGCGCCGAGGGCGCTGAACTCCCCGGTGGCGGTGAACCCGTCTTCGGCGAGCAGGCTGCCGGTGATCGTCGCCTGGTCGAGGGTCAGGGCGTTGCCGTCGGGGTTGGTGAGGGTGGCACCGTTCAGCGAGAGCTGGTTGCCGATGGTCGCGCTGAGGGCGCGGACCTGCCCGGTGGCGGTGAACCCGTCGGCGAACAGGCCGCTAGTGATCGTCGCCTGATCGAGGGCCAGGGCGTCGCCGTCTGGGTTGGTCAGAGTGGCACCGTTCAGCGAGAGCTGGCCGCCGATGGTCGCGCTGATTGCGCGGACCTCCCCGGCGGCGGTGAACCCGTCGTCGGCAAATATGCCGCCGGTGATCGTCGCCTGATCGAGGTAGAGGGCGTTGCCGTCGGGATTGGTGAGGGCGGCACCCCTCAGTGAGAGCTGGCCGCCGATGTTCGCGCCGATGGCGCGGACCTGCCCGGTGGCGGTGAACCCGTCGGCGGCGAACAGGCTGCCGGTGATCGTCGCCCCATCGAGGGACAGGGCGTAGCCGTCGGAGTTGGTGAGGGTGGCACCGTTCAGCGAGAGCTGGCCGCCGATCTTCGCACCGAGGGCCCGGACCTCCCCGGTGGCGGTGAACCCGTCGTTGGCGAACAGGCCGCCGGTGATCGTCGCCTGGTCGAGGCCGAGTGATTTGATGTGGGAACTGTTGAGGTTCAGTTCTTTTAACGTCGAACCCGTCAGATCGATGTGATCCTCGATGCGGCATGCCGTGAGGTGTAGAGGGTGCTCGAACTTGACGTTTTCCAGATCGACCGGGCCGATGATCCGAGCGCCGTTGATCCGAACCCCATGGGGATCGACAGCAAGATTTCGGTCGATCAAGACTGTGCGCAGCGCGGCCGCCGGTATCTGGCGGTCAGGTCCCCACTTATCGCCATCGGCCGGATTCCGGGCGGCAGAGTCGGCAGCAAGCCCTTCTGCCAGATCGAGTGGCTCACCCCGCTCAGCTGCCGCGGTAAGCCGTTCTACCCACGCCGTAATGTCGTCAGCCCGCACTTGCGCAGTCACGAAGACGATCGTTGCGCACTGACCGGGCCGAGGTGGCGATGTTGGCAACACTGGCCGCACCCTCGCCTTCCTCAGCCGCACAGGGATTCTCCGCAGCGCACGGACTGACGGTTCGACAAGACCCCCCCGCGTTACAAGCAGCGAACGCGGCACCAACGTCGCGCGATGAACGAGAGTGCTTGCACACGGCTACCGGCGCGTTCACCAGCAAGATCGGTGACACATACGATGGAAAAGCGGTGACAGATACCGTGATCAGCACCTCGATTACGCCCAGGTCGACGACCGCCCCCGGTGACAACTGTGGTGGTTAGTCACACGCGGGCCGCGTCATGGCGTTGGGTCCCAGGCGCGGACCAGGTCGAGCAAGCCGGGGAAGCGGGCCTCGAGGTCGTCGATGCGGACCTTGCTGCGGCGCTCGAGTCCATAGCGCTGCTGTCTGGTCACGCCTGCTTCGCGCAGCACCCGGAAGTGGTGGGTGAGGGTGGATTTCGGCCGCTTGAGGTTGAACCAGCCGCACGAGCGATCGGTGTCGGGGGATTCGGTCAGGAGTTTCTGGACCATGGTCAGCCGTAGCGGGTCGCTGAGCGCGGCGAAGATCTGGTCGAGACGCAGGTCGGCGCGGTCCGGCTCGGGGAGTCGGGTATCGGGGGCTGCGGTGGCCGATGGCATCGGGTCTCCTGAGGTCGTCGGTGCCCTGTACGTATTTTATCGTACTAGATGCTAGGTTCGACTCCAGTCGTATAAGTACGAGAAAAGTCGAACTAGTGGAGGTCGGAATGGCGATGCTTGCGGCGCACCGGGAGTCCGGGCGGGCGGACCGGCCGAAGAACGGCATCGTGTGGTTGGCGGCGTGGCCGGTGATGGCGGTGTTCGTGCTGTCCAACGCGGCAACGCCGCTGTACGTGGTGTGGCAGCGCGAGCTCGGTTTCTCCGCCGGCACCCTGACGGCGATCTTCGCCGGTTACATCGTCGGATTGCTCGGCGCGCTGCTGGTCGCCGGGGTGGTGTCGGACCGGGTCGGGCGTAAACCGGTGCTGCTGCCCGCGATAGCGCTGGCGATGGTGGCGTGTGTGCTGTTCGCCACCGCGAGTTCGGTTGCGGTGCTTGCTGTTGCCCGCCTGCTCACCGGAGTCGCGGTGGGCGCGGCCGTGTCCGCGGGGATGGCGGCGGTGACCGATGTCGGTGGCGCGGCGCGCAAACGGCTTGCCGCACTGGCGGCTTCGTCGGCGATGGTGTTGGGCGCCGGGTTCGGGCCACTGCTGTCCGGTGTGCTGTCGGAGACCGTGCCCGGCCCGACGGTGACTATTTTCATTGTCGAGATCGCGCTGCTCGTCTCGGCTTTCGGGGTAGTTGTGCGGCTGGATATGCCGAAAGGCGCGGGCGGGCGCGGGCCGTGGATTCGCATTCCCGCGGTGGCACCGGGCGGGCGGACGGCGGTGCTGCTCGGTATCGCGGTCTTCGCACCTGGCATCACATCGACCTCGTTCGTGCTGTCGCTGGGTCCGTCTCTGCTCGCGCATCTGCTCGGTGCGACCAATCGAGTGATCGCGGGCGGGCTGGCGTTCGTGATGTTCCTCGGCGCCACCGGAATTCAATTCGCGGTGCGGCGGTTGCGGGTGCGCGCGATTCTGCTCGGCGGCGCGGTCGCCACGACGACGAGCATGCTGACGTTGCTCCTGTCGCTCCGGCTGTCTTCGCTCGCGCTGTTCGGGATAGCCGCGGTACTGGCCGGGATCGGGCAGGGCCTGGGCCAATTCGGCGGCCTCACCGCGATCAGCGCCAGCGTCGGCGCCGACCGGCTCGCCGAGGCGAACGCCGCGCAGAACGTGGGCGGCTACCTGCCCGCCGCAGTGCTCCCGGTGGCTGCCGGATTCCTCAGCGACGCAATCGGTTTGACGGGCGGTGCGACAGCCTTCGCCATAGTGGTGAGTGCGGCGGCGGTCGGCGGTGGTGTTTTGGTCAGCCTGCGGTCCGCCGCTGCGGTGTAAGCGGTCGGCGGGTGGCCGACGCAGCTGGTACCGCGGTAGCGATGAAACAAGCAGGCGGGTGCGGCGGCTCACGACGATCGGCGTGCCATTATTCGAGGATGAGGCGCGGATACGTTCTAACTGCGGTGAGTGCGCTGTGGGGTGCGTTCGTGGTGACCGGCGCTGTCGCACCGCCCGCGGTGGCCGAGCCGGAGTGCTCGACGCAGGTGGCGGTGCGGCCGGTGACGTTGACGGTGGATGGCGAGGACGCGACGGGTCGGGTGTACGAGCCGTTCCGGTGCGGGCCGGGCGATCTCCCACCGACGGATCTGGTCGTCGCGGTGCACGGGCACGACGGGTCGTCCGCCGACTATGCGGGCTATCTGACATCGATCTCCCGCCGGACCGGTACGCCGGTGCTGTCGATGGATCTGCGCTCGGCGGACAGTGTCTGGCGGACCGGCGAGTGGAACCTGTGGGCGGGCTGGCGCGACATCGTGGCAGCGACCCAGTGGTACCGGGACCAGCACCGTTCGATCGCGCGCACGGTCCTGTGGGGATGGAGCCAGGGCGGCATCATGAGCGGGCTCGCGGTGGCGCACGGACCGCGCGGACTGTTCGACTACTGGGTCGACAATTACGGTCCCGCAGACGATTTCACGATGTGGCTGGGCTCGTCCGCGGTGGACCCGGACCTGCCCGCGCAGATCGAACGCGACGCGGGCGGCTGCACGCCCGTTGTCTGCCCGCAGGCCTACGTCGAGCGTTCGCCCGCGCTGCTGGCCGGGCGGATGGACGTGCGGCGCGCGTTCCTGATCCACGGCACCGGCGACGATGTGGTGCCGTATGCGACGACGCTGGAGATGCGGGCCGGGCTGCTCGCCGCGGGCAAGCCGACCTCGATGTACACCATCGTCACCGGTCGCGACCTGACCGGCGCGGTGGTCCCCGGCGATCACAGCGTGGGCCCGGCTTTCTTCGAGGGCGGCTGCGTTGTCGAACGGTTGCTCCTCGGCACCGAGCCCACCGACGGCTTG from Nocardia iowensis includes these protein-coding regions:
- a CDS encoding NUDIX hydrolase, whose protein sequence is MAHSSTIHETLTAVFQVRRFPANITAGPSPADARNEIIGRCPPGQRTELAVLLWERALDPQKGTWSLPGGRLRDDEDLDTSARRQLAEKVDVRELAHLEQLSVFSAPDRVPPPRRIASAYLGLVPLTADPQLPADTDWHPVSALPPMSFDHGTVVDHARTRLAAKLSYTNIAFALAPADFTMSTLREIYCAALGYEVDTTNLQRVLSRRKVITPTGETRAPGRAGGRPAAVYRYTDSGIRVTDEFAALRPPT
- the nadA gene encoding quinolinate synthase NadA gives rise to the protein MATMGAKLAPPLMGQVLDGPSGFTGVEATPEWAREIKRLARERNATILAHNYQLPEIQDVADHVGDSLALSRIAAEAPEDTIVFCGVHFMAETAKILSPAKTVLIPDQRAGCSLADSITAADLRAWKAEFPNAVVVSYVNTTAEVKALTDICCTSSNAVDVVASIDPDREVLFLPDQFLGAHVKRVTGRENMHIWAGECHVHAGINGDELTEQARTHPDADLFVHPECGCATSALYLAGEGAFPADRVHILSTGGMIDAARDVQQRRLGNGEQGQSTQVLVATEVGMLHQLRKAAPGIDFQAVNDRASCKYMKMITPAALLRCLVEGRDEVHVDPETAARGRNSVQRMIEIGNPGGGE
- a CDS encoding L-aspartate oxidase, giving the protein MTPVSIDWETEADLVVIGGGVAGLTAARTASLRGLRVLTLSKGGATDTSTQYAQGGIAVVAPHGDSVESHVHDTVEAGAGLCDGEAVRSIVEGGQAAVAALTDLGAVFDLARDGQISRTREGGHSTRRIIHAGGDATGAEVQRALNAAGLPVLFGAAACRILTGPAGVQGVLAVSEKGFGVVHAPAVLLATGGLGQLYALSTNPPGATADGIALALWAGASVADFEFVQFHPTVLYTPGGVGRRPLISEAVRGEGAILVDSEGDSVTADVHPRGDLAPRDVVSRAIAARMRALGTDHVYLDARAIDGFAQRFPTITASCLAIGIDPRSDLIPVAPAAHYQCGGVVTDTHGRTAVPGLYAAGEVARTGLHGANRLASNSLLEGLVVGERAGVAAAERLAERRQVTEIAIRATEYADREVLQELMTTHASVVRDGAGLAEAMKRLDDAVTPAEAESTVARRITGLEDAALTVAARSLLLAASARTESRGCHTRSDHPAPDERLRRPLSVVLDDDGSPRLDQ
- the nadC gene encoding carboxylating nicotinate-nucleotide diphosphorylase, with protein sequence MGLASGLDLDGVLALIRTALDEDLRYGPDITTEATVPADAVVKASVVPRQAGTVAGLDVGLLVLDEVIGAGNYEVTGRVADGTRVTAGQSVLTVVAPTRGLLTAERTMLNLVCHLSGIATATAAWVDAVAGTECEIRDSRKTLPGLRALQKYAVRVGGGVNHRMGLGDAALIKDNHVVAAGSVVDALRAVRALAPDIACEVEVDSLEQLDAVLAENVELVLLDNFPLWQTQAAVQRRNATAPDTKLESSGGLGIDVAADYARTGVDYLAVGALTHSVRVLDLGLDM
- a CDS encoding alpha/beta hydrolase family protein, which codes for MRPDVVVNGGCRLLASLLSITTMLALSWLGAPSASAEPECAAGAVAMRPIAVAVDGEQSHGWAYEPYQCSPGDLAPRSLIVAVHGFNEKAADYPDVMSSIARRTGATLLTLDQRGGNSVWKTGEWNPWAGWHDVVATTEWYKNEHPSVGRTMLWGWSQGGMTSGLALAHGPAGLFDYWVNTAGPSNAVDYWNLGNTLGLPQVAQIERDAGGCAPMDCPQAYADRSTAALAAKLTAERIFLVHGTADPIVPYQHSLDLKNGLAAAGQPYSMYTIVTGRGPDGAVLPGTHWIGPVWFQGACVVERVLTDREPMGGPAREYTTDVLAGIDTAPAPPPGATCAA
- a CDS encoding winged helix DNA-binding domain-containing protein, yielding MRSIDVTERRARLAIRHRLAAATRSDDVAEIARSLVALHATDPATVFLSVGARSNTATPADVELALYTDRTLLRMLAMRRTMFVVPVELVPVLQASCADALAHKQRRNYGRYIEMAGVVDGDVQTWLAEVEAETHDALLARGAATGAQLSKDVPRLRTQVNTAPDKAYSKPTNITTWVLVTLGCEGRIVRGRPNGGWTSSQYTWAPIESWLPDGVPAMPIEQARAELIRQWLHAFGPAPITDIKWWTGWGLGEVRKALTDLDLVEVDLNGSTGLLLADDAEPVAAPQPWAALLPALDPTPMGWQSRDWYLGAHAPALFDRNGNVGPTIWWDGRIVGGWAQRKDGEIVYRLLEDVGADATAMIETEAARTADWFGDVRAIPRFRTPLERELTA